One window from the genome of Amaranthus tricolor cultivar Red isolate AtriRed21 chromosome 9, ASM2621246v1, whole genome shotgun sequence encodes:
- the LOC130823934 gene encoding glycine-rich protein DOT1-like: protein MTRLKCVGLLIALLIATSAVLSESRIARKDLGLDLGDLGAGIGLGLGVGIGGSGSGSGAGAGSGSGGSSSSSSSSSSSSSSSGGGGGAGSEAGSYAGSSAGSGARSRGGGRGGGGGGGGGGGGGGGGGGGSGQGSGYGHGEGGGHGGGYGGGGD from the coding sequence ATGACTCGTCTAAAATGTGTAGGACTACTCATAGCTCTACTTATTGCAACATCTGCAGTATTGAGTGAGAGTAGGATTGCAAGGAAGGATTTGGGCTTAGACCTTGGTGATCTAGGGGCTGGCATAGGTTTGGGTCTAGGAGTGGGAATCGGTGGttccggatccggatctggtGCTGGTGCCGGGTCTGGGTCTGGTGGGTCGAGTTCAAGCTCAAGCTCTTCATCTAGCTCGAGCTCGAGCTCAGGTGGTGGTGGAGGGGCAGGCTCTGAAGCAGGCTCCTATGCAGGGTCAAGTGCTGGGTCTGGGGCAAGATCTCGGGGTGGCGGACGTGGTGGTGGAGGTGGTGGTGGAGGTGGCGGTGGtggaggtggtggtggtggcggCGGATCAGGCCAAGGAAGTGGTTATGGACATGGCGAAGGTGGTGGACACGGTGGAGGATACGGTGGTGGTGGAGACTAA